A region of Paenibacillus thiaminolyticus DNA encodes the following proteins:
- a CDS encoding sensor histidine kinase has translation MMRTLYVRVVLTFLFAVIAGIIVAFTASGFFFEREMREIVFRDLTQLGNDMVRLYQQVPEAEFRDYLDSLKSFEWTQVHVFDSKGDPTVQHVLAGRPPESIEAQVVKDVLSGRPYHSTEPENSEPIIGISFLKEGEPYALFLRMKYNDDNLISRLILFTLAVVLAAGSLCFLVAARYVVRPIKKMTEATKRMARGDFSTKLSFRRKDEIGVLAASFNHMAQELGQMEQMRQDFVSSVSHEIQSPLTSIYGFSKALRNRVISEADQDRYLEIMMTECERLSRLSDNLLQLASLDSEHHPFAPRIYRLDGQIRQVIVAAEPQRADKALRLEDRLEDVTIEADEDLMSLVWTNLIGNAIKFTPENGRITVSLARQDGRALVTIADTGIGMAEEDRARVFERFFKADKARRRNAGGSGLGLAIVKKIVILHHGTIRLDSEPGQGTTVSVMLPIRRNS, from the coding sequence ATGATGAGGACGCTGTACGTCCGGGTTGTGCTCACTTTTTTATTCGCCGTAATCGCAGGCATTATCGTTGCTTTTACCGCTTCCGGCTTTTTTTTCGAGAGAGAGATGAGAGAGATTGTCTTTCGAGACCTGACCCAGCTCGGCAATGATATGGTCCGGCTGTATCAGCAGGTGCCCGAAGCGGAGTTCCGCGATTATCTGGATTCATTGAAATCATTCGAATGGACGCAGGTACATGTATTCGACAGCAAGGGCGATCCAACTGTGCAGCATGTCCTCGCCGGACGGCCGCCGGAGTCGATTGAGGCACAAGTGGTGAAGGATGTGCTGTCCGGGAGGCCGTATCACAGCACGGAGCCGGAGAACTCCGAGCCCATCATCGGCATCTCTTTTCTGAAGGAAGGAGAGCCGTATGCTCTCTTCTTGCGAATGAAGTATAACGACGATAACCTTATCAGTCGGCTGATTCTGTTCACCCTTGCCGTCGTGCTGGCGGCCGGGAGCCTCTGCTTCCTCGTCGCCGCCCGCTATGTCGTGCGGCCGATCAAGAAGATGACCGAGGCGACGAAGCGCATGGCGAGGGGGGATTTCAGCACGAAGCTGAGCTTCCGGCGGAAGGACGAGATCGGCGTCCTCGCAGCCAGCTTCAACCATATGGCGCAGGAGCTCGGCCAGATGGAGCAGATGCGGCAAGATTTCGTCTCCAGCGTATCGCATGAGATTCAGTCGCCGCTTACTTCGATTTACGGCTTCTCCAAGGCGCTCCGCAATCGCGTCATCTCCGAAGCGGATCAGGATCGCTACTTGGAGATTATGATGACAGAATGCGAACGCTTGTCCCGCCTCAGCGACAATCTGCTGCAGCTGGCTTCGCTTGATTCGGAGCATCATCCGTTCGCGCCGCGCATATACCGGCTGGATGGACAGATCCGCCAAGTCATCGTCGCCGCCGAGCCGCAAAGGGCCGACAAGGCGCTGCGCTTGGAGGACCGGCTCGAAGACGTCACGATCGAAGCCGATGAGGATCTGATGAGCCTCGTCTGGACGAATCTCATCGGCAATGCCATCAAGTTCACGCCGGAGAACGGCAGGATCACCGTCAGCCTTGCGCGTCAGGACGGCAGAGCCCTCGTCACCATTGCCGACACCGGGATTGGCATGGCAGAGGAGGACCGGGCGCGTGTATTCGAGCGCTTCTTCAAGGCGGATAAGGCCCGCAGGCGGAACGCGGGCGGCAGCGGCCTCGGCTTGGCCATCGTGAAGAAGATCGTGATCTTGCATCACGGGACGATCCGGCTGGATAGCGAACCCGGCCAGGGGACGACGGTAAGCGTGATGCTCCCGATCCGGCGTAATTCGTAG
- a CDS encoding sugar phosphate isomerase/epimerase family protein gives MKLSIGGFSFNTMRVEGKMDIFTYIRTVHERFGLHAIDFWNAFFADTSRPVWKVADDGHLRRIRQALDEREMTLVNIAVDTAHLWDPDPEIREALHQNALAHLHAAEILGAQSVRIDAVLHGGDQVSDEALEYIAGRYRSYADRAAKGGYWVGPENHSGFALHPEAIARISEAVNHPHYGILLHLGRWQAKNKPIVNAKLMADENEPFIWEGDSEVARWVRHTHVDWRTLQAPNAALRLSNLMKAGYDGYWAVEYNAPRDQLAAIEEALARLRALLEETGPDSQPEA, from the coding sequence ATGAAATTATCCATTGGAGGCTTCTCATTCAACACGATGCGCGTGGAAGGAAAAATGGATATCTTCACTTATATCCGCACGGTGCATGAACGCTTTGGGCTCCACGCTATTGATTTCTGGAATGCTTTCTTTGCCGATACATCCCGGCCAGTCTGGAAGGTGGCGGATGACGGCCATCTGCGCCGTATTCGCCAGGCGCTGGACGAACGGGAGATGACGCTGGTCAACATCGCCGTCGATACGGCGCATCTCTGGGATCCGGACCCGGAGATTCGCGAGGCGCTGCATCAGAATGCGCTCGCCCATCTGCATGCGGCCGAGATTCTGGGCGCGCAGTCGGTCCGGATCGATGCGGTTCTGCATGGCGGCGATCAGGTAAGCGACGAGGCCCTGGAATATATCGCCGGCCGCTACCGTTCGTATGCGGATCGAGCCGCTAAGGGCGGTTATTGGGTCGGCCCGGAGAATCATTCCGGGTTCGCCCTGCACCCAGAAGCGATCGCGCGCATCTCCGAGGCTGTCAATCACCCCCATTACGGCATCCTGCTTCATCTGGGACGCTGGCAGGCGAAAAACAAGCCGATCGTGAACGCCAAGCTGATGGCGGATGAGAATGAGCCCTTCATCTGGGAAGGAGATAGCGAGGTTGCGCGCTGGGTGCGCCATACGCATGTCGATTGGCGGACGCTCCAGGCCCCGAATGCCGCGCTGCGGCTATCGAATCTGATGAAGGCCGGGTACGACGGCTACTGGGCTGTCGAGTACAATGCGCCGCGCGATCAGCTGGCTGCCATAGAAGAGGCGCTGGCACGGCTTCGGGCGCTTCTGGAGGAGACCGGGCCGGACAGCCAGCCGGAAGCATAA
- a CDS encoding NlpC/P60 family protein, whose amino-acid sequence MKTAIRFALVAGAVFGCMLLADSALTHATAQAAAAPKQITFQVNGEDLQFTNNIIPIIDEAQNMHVPLRPAAEQLGYELNWQADGKGVQTIEMSNGTNTIRMKSNSSKAEVNGNTVSMGSAPMSYKDSTYVPFRFLLDQLQLSFTWDAEQMKDIPRVNRSRGEVQTASARASEDKAAAILNTARSYLGVPYVWGGTSPSGFDCSGYVSYVFRKHGIELPRTSRAMYSSSGSKVSSLQPGDLVFFASNGKTISHVGIYIGDNKYINASSGSAGSVTITSLSSAWSSRTYVGAKRVL is encoded by the coding sequence GTGAAGACCGCCATCCGCTTTGCCCTTGTGGCTGGCGCCGTATTCGGATGCATGCTGTTGGCAGACAGCGCATTAACTCATGCGACTGCCCAAGCCGCCGCAGCTCCGAAGCAGATTACGTTTCAAGTCAACGGTGAAGATTTGCAATTTACGAATAATATTATTCCCATTATAGATGAAGCGCAGAACATGCATGTTCCGCTGCGCCCCGCAGCCGAGCAGTTGGGCTATGAACTGAACTGGCAGGCCGATGGCAAAGGCGTGCAGACCATTGAAATGTCGAATGGCACGAACACGATCCGGATGAAGTCCAACAGCTCCAAGGCCGAGGTGAACGGCAATACGGTGAGCATGGGCAGCGCCCCGATGTCCTATAAGGATAGTACATACGTGCCATTCCGCTTCCTGTTGGATCAGCTTCAATTGAGCTTTACATGGGATGCGGAACAGATGAAGGACATCCCCCGCGTCAATCGGAGCCGGGGAGAGGTACAAACCGCTTCGGCCCGAGCGTCCGAGGATAAGGCCGCCGCGATCTTGAACACGGCCCGCAGCTATCTGGGCGTTCCTTATGTATGGGGCGGAACGTCGCCTAGCGGCTTCGACTGCTCCGGCTATGTGAGCTACGTCTTCCGCAAGCATGGGATTGAGCTTCCTCGCACGTCCCGCGCCATGTACAGCTCCTCAGGCTCGAAGGTGAGCAGCCTGCAGCCTGGCGATCTCGTCTTTTTCGCCAGCAACGGCAAGACGATTTCGCATGTCGGCATTTACATCGGCGACAATAAATATATCAATGCTTCTTCCGGCTCCGCCGGCAGCGTTACGATAACCAGCTTGTCCTCCGCCTGGTCCAGCCGCACTTACGTCGGCGCCAAGCGGGTGCTCTAA
- a CDS encoding response regulator transcription factor translates to MRTILVADDDEHIREMIGLFLRNEGFRVLEAEDGEQALQRMEADPADLVILDIMMPVMDGWQLCSELRSQYPDLPLFMVTAKGESGQKVKGFRLGTDDYITKPFDPMELVMRVKALLRRYKIVYEQIIRLGSLKLDRNGYKVYADDQSAGTALPLKEFELLFKLAGHPGQILTREQLIRDIWGIDYEGEERTVDVHIKRLRERFAGHAHEFRIETARSLGYRLEVFS, encoded by the coding sequence ATGAGAACGATATTGGTCGCTGATGATGACGAGCATATCCGCGAGATGATAGGTTTGTTTTTGCGCAATGAAGGCTTCCGGGTGCTGGAGGCAGAAGACGGGGAGCAGGCGCTCCAACGGATGGAGGCGGATCCGGCCGATCTGGTCATCCTAGATATTATGATGCCCGTAATGGACGGCTGGCAGCTCTGCAGCGAGCTGCGGTCGCAGTACCCGGATCTTCCGTTGTTCATGGTTACCGCCAAGGGCGAGTCCGGCCAAAAGGTAAAGGGCTTCCGTCTCGGCACCGACGATTACATAACGAAGCCGTTCGATCCGATGGAACTCGTAATGCGGGTAAAGGCGCTGCTGCGCCGCTACAAGATCGTGTACGAGCAGATTATCCGCCTCGGCAGCTTGAAGCTGGACCGGAACGGCTACAAAGTCTATGCGGATGACCAGTCCGCGGGGACGGCGCTGCCGCTCAAGGAGTTCGAGCTGCTGTTCAAGCTCGCGGGCCATCCCGGACAGATTTTGACCCGGGAACAGTTGATACGCGACATTTGGGGCATCGATTATGAAGGGGAGGAACGGACCGTCGATGTCCATATTAAGCGTCTGCGCGAGCGCTTCGCCGGCCATGCGCATGAGTTCCGCATCGAGACCGCCCGCAGTCTCGGGTACCGGCTGGAGGTCTTCTCATGA
- a CDS encoding tyrosine-protein phosphatase — MPTSFNAMNHTPLETAAIHRSRADDRLCFLLADEGGWGTGPLTLYSSPRPEYDPEQSAFAATIVPGQEISFPDPAPGRRSYYHLCQNGQYLLTIAERVLPLAGVSNFRDLGGYRTAEGRYVQWGKLYRSPELSDLTPDDLHYLDSLHLRQICDLRDSDEVTAMPSPPLAPAVHSHIPLVEILGKDVMRQPGDVTGEGGLPASEPGQLLIDMNRSLVHSTAGIRRIFDHLLAENGAPLLFHCTAGKDRTGLVAALLLLTLGVPKDTVMTDYLLTNRYLNTGVLRAKTAAKLGTGKISNEALDAVWEARSQYLEAAFAEIERESGDVSRFVTESLGLSADEIAGLKDKLLTAQP; from the coding sequence ATGCCGACATCATTCAACGCCATGAACCATACTCCGCTGGAGACCGCCGCTATCCACCGGTCCAGAGCAGACGACCGGCTCTGCTTCCTGCTTGCCGATGAAGGAGGATGGGGGACGGGCCCCCTGACCTTGTACTCCAGTCCGCGCCCCGAATATGACCCGGAGCAGTCCGCCTTCGCGGCGACGATCGTTCCGGGACAGGAGATTTCATTCCCCGACCCGGCCCCTGGGCGCAGAAGCTACTATCATCTATGCCAAAATGGACAATATCTGCTGACGATCGCCGAGCGCGTGCTTCCGCTCGCGGGCGTCTCCAATTTCCGCGATCTCGGGGGATACCGGACGGCAGAAGGACGTTATGTCCAGTGGGGCAAGCTGTACCGCTCTCCGGAATTATCGGATCTGACTCCGGACGATCTCCACTATCTGGATTCGCTGCACCTGCGCCAGATCTGCGACCTGCGTGACAGCGACGAGGTGACAGCGATGCCGTCGCCGCCGCTTGCGCCTGCCGTCCATTCCCATATCCCGCTCGTCGAGATACTGGGCAAGGACGTCATGCGCCAGCCCGGGGATGTGACGGGCGAGGGCGGCCTGCCGGCAAGCGAGCCGGGGCAGCTGCTCATCGATATGAACCGCTCGCTCGTCCACTCGACGGCGGGAATACGCCGCATCTTCGATCATTTGCTGGCTGAGAATGGCGCTCCTCTGCTGTTCCACTGTACGGCAGGCAAGGATCGGACCGGTCTGGTAGCCGCGCTGCTGCTCCTGACGCTGGGGGTTCCGAAGGACACGGTCATGACCGACTACTTACTGACGAACCGCTATCTCAACACCGGGGTGCTGCGTGCAAAGACGGCTGCCAAGCTGGGCACAGGCAAGATCAGCAATGAAGCGCTCGACGCCGTCTGGGAGGCAAGGTCACAGTATTTGGAAGCCGCCTTCGCGGAGATTGAACGTGAATCCGGCGATGTCAGCCGCTTCGTAACCGAATCGCTCGGCTTGTCCGCAGACGAGATCGCCGGGCTGAAGGATAAGCTGCTGACTGCGCAGCCGTAA
- a CDS encoding sensor histidine kinase — translation MKKARSFKKELIYSFLIITFFSTVLLGSFQIYQLISLIKENEKSQAQTAKYLSDYISSYIVEHKKAIQTQAVNLKELFATGDVQRIQDHLKHIKTIYPGFVNFYVGDQNGQSIVFYPTVNTDGTKGDDLNFSDRSYYKELLRKKSTVISPVFQGRGGTDNLLVTIVSPIMNDAGEMIGYVLGALDLDALRVHIQNWSLSEEGYAVVLDHEKNVIVHPYVDTRKELVNLSHSQIVQHIEEQHQAEGSGFFSLEDPPEDVYITYEKIKPLDWVVWVGKSTDVLTSMYRNSILTIIIILFLTTVTMVGASLFLTNRLEKTIRQLLNYIKEYTVDFKVNHIRTKKIQGPKELEELFFYFNHMIDEVEKNRKELIELNKELEGRVQERTAILKHKNSELKAVNKLITSVSSNKDLAQFIQHCLQEMTPFINYSIHVLFHDLVVTNEKIHTKQNLLDYLNNNIAGKLQYIKIIQLEEKHNGFLVVDLASQQSISASEQEFLDTFSSSMAVMLQNKFLFEQIRSKNAVWLAVLESMSEGLMLVNNQKEVEYVNEFFLNVVANGEEHKVKNLNDVYERFLALFDVDKEELAAFFTDENGELKMKHRLKSEYYRLHKFLVMLDDDTIGEGLLLRDITKEEEIDALKNNLISLTSHEFKTPITNIKGSIETLLRQEVEWGPEFQQELLEGVHEDIDRILCLVNDWMDISKIESGTMYVEMNKIRPDQVIAKSMEQIPLPLRRDAAFHFHNHLGNDFVLYADKLRVQQVLVNLYTNALRYNDAALKKIDVSLNIEQDYITISVSDNGIGIAEDQLDKIFNHFYQVDATAARRTGGTGLGLAICVGIMEAHGGKIEVTSKPEAGSTFTLYFPIKKGEE, via the coding sequence ATGAAAAAGGCTCGCTCCTTTAAAAAGGAACTCATTTATTCTTTTTTAATCATTACATTTTTTTCGACTGTTCTGCTTGGAAGCTTTCAAATCTACCAATTAATTTCATTGATAAAAGAAAATGAAAAAAGCCAGGCTCAAACGGCGAAGTATCTGTCCGACTATATTAGCAGCTACATTGTAGAGCATAAAAAGGCGATCCAAACACAGGCTGTAAATTTAAAGGAGCTTTTTGCCACTGGGGATGTTCAACGAATTCAAGATCATCTCAAACATATCAAAACGATTTACCCTGGCTTTGTCAATTTCTATGTAGGCGATCAAAATGGCCAATCCATCGTGTTCTATCCCACAGTCAATACCGATGGGACAAAAGGTGACGATCTTAATTTTAGTGATCGTTCTTATTATAAAGAACTGCTTCGAAAGAAAAGCACCGTCATCTCCCCGGTATTTCAAGGCAGAGGCGGAACCGATAATTTATTAGTAACCATTGTGTCTCCCATTATGAACGATGCCGGAGAGATGATAGGATATGTGCTTGGGGCTCTCGATCTGGATGCGTTGAGAGTGCATATACAGAATTGGAGCTTGAGCGAAGAAGGATATGCCGTAGTCCTTGATCATGAAAAAAACGTCATCGTCCATCCTTATGTCGATACGAGGAAAGAACTTGTTAACCTGTCGCACTCTCAGATTGTTCAGCATATTGAAGAACAACATCAGGCTGAAGGAAGCGGTTTTTTCAGTCTGGAAGACCCGCCCGAGGATGTCTATATTACGTATGAAAAAATCAAACCTCTTGATTGGGTGGTATGGGTAGGAAAATCGACGGATGTACTCACGAGTATGTATAGAAATTCGATTTTGACCATCATCATCATTCTTTTTCTTACGACCGTCACCATGGTTGGCGCAAGTCTTTTCTTAACCAACCGGTTGGAAAAAACGATTCGGCAGTTGCTTAACTATATTAAAGAATATACGGTAGATTTTAAAGTAAATCATATTCGAACAAAGAAAATACAAGGTCCAAAAGAACTGGAAGAGCTGTTTTTTTATTTCAATCATATGATTGACGAGGTGGAGAAAAACAGAAAGGAATTAATAGAGTTAAATAAAGAGCTTGAAGGAAGAGTTCAAGAAAGAACCGCGATTTTAAAACATAAAAATTCAGAGCTGAAAGCGGTCAATAAATTAATCACTTCCGTATCTTCCAATAAGGATTTAGCTCAATTTATTCAACACTGTTTGCAAGAAATGACACCGTTTATTAACTATTCGATTCATGTTCTCTTCCATGATCTCGTTGTAACAAATGAGAAGATTCATACGAAGCAAAATTTACTTGACTATCTTAATAATAATATAGCAGGCAAGCTCCAATATATTAAAATCATTCAACTCGAAGAAAAACATAACGGATTTCTCGTCGTTGATCTGGCATCTCAGCAATCCATTTCGGCCAGCGAGCAAGAATTTCTGGATACGTTCTCCAGTTCTATGGCAGTCATGCTGCAAAATAAGTTTTTATTTGAACAAATCCGCAGTAAGAATGCAGTATGGCTAGCTGTTCTGGAAAGTATGTCAGAGGGCTTAATGCTCGTAAACAATCAAAAAGAAGTTGAGTATGTTAATGAATTTTTCCTTAATGTCGTTGCTAACGGAGAAGAGCATAAGGTAAAAAATCTAAATGATGTTTACGAAAGATTTCTAGCCTTATTTGATGTCGACAAAGAGGAGTTAGCCGCCTTCTTCACCGATGAAAATGGAGAACTCAAAATGAAGCATAGGCTTAAATCAGAGTACTACAGGCTTCATAAATTTTTGGTCATGTTAGATGACGATACGATTGGTGAAGGCCTATTGCTGCGTGATATCACGAAGGAAGAGGAAATCGACGCATTAAAAAATAATCTAATCTCGCTTACTTCCCATGAATTCAAAACCCCGATTACAAATATTAAGGGAAGCATTGAAACCTTGCTCCGGCAAGAGGTAGAATGGGGGCCGGAATTCCAGCAAGAGCTTCTGGAGGGGGTCCACGAAGATATTGACAGAATTCTGTGTTTGGTCAACGATTGGATGGATATTTCGAAGATCGAATCCGGAACCATGTACGTGGAAATGAATAAGATCCGTCCCGATCAAGTGATTGCAAAATCGATGGAGCAAATTCCGCTGCCGCTTCGGCGAGATGCGGCCTTCCATTTCCATAATCATCTGGGGAATGACTTTGTATTATATGCGGACAAGCTCCGTGTTCAACAAGTCCTTGTGAATTTATATACAAATGCGCTTCGTTACAACGATGCCGCATTGAAAAAAATCGATGTCTCATTAAATATAGAACAGGATTACATTACAATCTCGGTGTCTGATAATGGAATTGGAATCGCTGAAGATCAACTTGACAAAATTTTCAACCACTTTTACCAAGTAGATGCCACAGCGGCCAGACGTACGGGGGGAACAGGCTTGGGACTTGCGATATGCGTTGGCATTATGGAAGCCCATGGAGGGAAAATCGAGGTAACCAGCAAGCCGGAGGCAGGAAGCACCTTTACACTCTATTTTCCGATCAAGAAAGGGGAAGAATAG
- a CDS encoding response regulator transcription factor, translating into MKKQKICIVDDEPKILRFVSANLKSIGYEVTTAGSGEELFANFDLISPDLILLDIMMPGQDGFQVLENIRKFSNVPVIMLTARGNAQDKVQGLNFGADDYLTKPFSLDELFARVNAVLRRSQFNGAKAYMVNTPIIRTGELVIDLGSRRCWIQQEELNLTHTEYSVMEILALNLDKVVQHETLLSEVWGAQYRDEVEYLRVGIARIRRKLKNLLHQKEEYIVTYSGIGYMLKSVPISE; encoded by the coding sequence ATGAAAAAGCAAAAGATTTGCATTGTTGATGATGAACCGAAAATTCTGCGCTTTGTGTCTGCCAACCTCAAATCAATCGGATATGAAGTAACGACAGCAGGCTCAGGGGAAGAGTTGTTTGCCAATTTCGATCTCATATCGCCTGATTTAATTTTGCTTGATATTATGATGCCGGGACAAGACGGATTCCAAGTGTTAGAAAATATACGCAAATTCTCTAATGTTCCTGTCATTATGCTAACGGCAAGAGGCAATGCCCAAGATAAAGTGCAAGGATTGAATTTTGGTGCAGATGACTATTTAACAAAGCCGTTTTCATTGGATGAACTGTTCGCCAGAGTGAACGCCGTGCTAAGAAGAAGCCAATTTAATGGCGCCAAAGCCTATATGGTGAATACGCCAATCATTCGCACCGGAGAACTTGTCATCGACCTGGGCAGCAGAAGATGCTGGATTCAACAGGAAGAGCTTAACCTGACGCACACGGAATACTCCGTAATGGAAATCTTAGCGCTTAATCTTGATAAAGTCGTTCAGCATGAGACCTTGTTATCAGAGGTATGGGGAGCCCAGTACCGGGATGAGGTGGAATATTTACGTGTTGGAATCGCCAGAATCCGCCGCAAATTAAAAAATCTCTTACACCAGAAAGAAGAATATATTGTCACTTATTCCGGCATTGGCTATATGCTGAAAAGCGTTCCGATTTCGGAATAA
- a CDS encoding Gfo/Idh/MocA family protein yields MESRRIAIIGAGQIGKHHLNEYKRVGGADIVAICDINEAEACRVAEANHIPHVYSDFRELLKRDDIEAVDVCLHNNFHAPVSIAAMEAGKHVYCEKPIAGSYRDGAAMLEAARATGKMLHIQLSTLYTQETKAAKILIDGGKLGKLYHARSTGFRRRGRPFVDGYGTTAFTQKDTASGGALYDMGVYHISQMLYLLGLPAVTRISGQTYQEMDMLPDRREISKFDVEELGVGLIKFEGGLTLDIIEAWAIHLGGFEGSCIAGSEGGIRMPARTGDHIQPFTYHSTALDLDLDTVIDLNAMDRRRHRLNPNEWAYDSSQGHWVAALAGIVPLLPTAELALSTMLISEGIYMSSALGREVTAEEVAASSVSSAIRL; encoded by the coding sequence ATGGAATCAAGACGTATCGCGATCATTGGAGCAGGCCAGATTGGGAAGCATCACCTGAACGAATATAAGCGAGTGGGCGGCGCCGACATCGTCGCCATTTGCGATATTAATGAAGCCGAGGCGTGCCGGGTCGCAGAGGCGAATCACATTCCCCATGTGTACAGCGATTTCCGCGAGCTGCTGAAGCGCGATGACATCGAAGCGGTCGATGTGTGCCTCCACAACAACTTCCACGCCCCGGTGTCGATCGCGGCCATGGAAGCAGGCAAGCATGTCTATTGCGAGAAGCCGATTGCCGGCTCCTACCGGGATGGCGCCGCGATGCTGGAAGCGGCGCGGGCCACAGGCAAGATGCTTCATATCCAGCTGTCCACCCTGTACACCCAAGAGACGAAGGCCGCCAAAATCCTGATCGACGGAGGCAAGCTCGGCAAGCTGTATCATGCACGCTCGACCGGCTTCCGCCGCCGCGGCCGCCCGTTCGTCGACGGATACGGCACGACGGCGTTCACGCAGAAGGATACCGCCTCGGGAGGCGCTCTCTACGATATGGGAGTCTACCACATCTCGCAGATGCTCTATCTGCTCGGTCTGCCGGCGGTGACCCGCATTAGCGGCCAGACCTATCAGGAGATGGATATGCTGCCGGACCGGAGAGAGATAAGCAAGTTCGATGTGGAAGAGCTAGGCGTTGGCTTGATCAAGTTCGAGGGCGGCCTCACGCTCGATATTATCGAAGCCTGGGCGATCCATCTTGGCGGATTCGAAGGCAGCTGCATCGCCGGCTCCGAAGGCGGCATCCGCATGCCAGCCCGCACGGGGGATCATATTCAACCGTTCACGTACCACAGCACGGCGCTCGACCTGGACCTCGACACGGTGATCGACCTGAATGCGATGGACAGACGCCGCCATCGGCTGAACCCGAACGAGTGGGCGTATGATTCCTCGCAGGGCCACTGGGTTGCCGCGCTGGCCGGTATCGTTCCGCTCCTGCCGACGGCCGAATTGGCCTTGAGCACGATGCTAATCAGCGAGGGCATCTATATGTCCAGCGCACTCGGCCGGGAAGTGACCGCGGAGGAGGTCGCCGCTTCGTCCGTATCGAGCGCGATCCGGTTGTAG
- a CDS encoding OsmC family protein, translating to MQVVVKRMEPHRQVGNVRSQHISIVQEDEQELGVRSEELWLMALASGVGAEMERYAEEQGWPLSDLQIEAQDERNDEGTVMDIKLYVTAEGLTAPQRGEMFGAVRPRCRLLRAVHPNLEIYFADRLVQD from the coding sequence TTGCAAGTCGTAGTCAAACGAATGGAGCCTCATCGTCAGGTCGGGAACGTTCGTTCCCAACACATTTCGATTGTGCAGGAGGACGAGCAAGAGCTGGGCGTTAGGTCTGAGGAACTATGGTTGATGGCGCTAGCATCCGGTGTTGGCGCGGAGATGGAGCGCTATGCCGAGGAGCAGGGATGGCCGTTATCCGACCTGCAGATTGAAGCGCAGGATGAACGGAATGACGAAGGCACCGTCATGGACATTAAGCTGTATGTGACGGCTGAAGGCCTGACCGCCCCGCAGCGAGGGGAGATGTTCGGCGCGGTCCGGCCGCGCTGCAGGCTGCTTCGGGCCGTCCATCCGAATCTGGAGATTTATTTCGCGGACCGCTTGGTGCAGGACTGA